The following coding sequences are from one Liolophura sinensis isolate JHLJ2023 chromosome 12, CUHK_Ljap_v2, whole genome shotgun sequence window:
- the LOC135479622 gene encoding uncharacterized protein LOC135479622, producing MGGRQTRPSFQDQDWGDADDVGSPQAVDMDRIRTAADWTQVYTCDICSWVSGICSMFHFDPDVNFCLQSKPRNRVKQVYIRNMQPHSTQGYQFLIQPDVDERHTRGFLFKRTPSARKRIMKYRKQSRGKLLIKKLTGHGEYILPFRVPEWYVIGFRDNTAVVQFTDMGTGDIQFLVVDVATGRVRSTFKDSFTRHPCLYEAYISPDASLYLLRPNLLYAVRGFEDPFSELCLTKDIRVISIGTGVSHVTHLIKDIHQSEYWYSIAFDPRYKSSRIAFGNYTSQRFRDCIAVYDLKTKSVLHQTKDRVHGSHHIAFSPGGAVLASLTNVLMTLRLDLISPMEVYLYNPDSLEVLHCVVRNVFMNNFYAGITPIFSFTGQYMALTGPYGASISVYKLPLDQSLQNHCRILLRKVVPPEGIASLPLPNRLINYLQFGPVYD from the coding sequence ATGGGAGGTCGGCAGACTCGACCCAGTTTTCAGGATCAGGACTGGGGTGATGCGGATGATGTTGGGTCCCCACAGGCCGTGGATATGGACCGGATACGCACTGCCGCTGACTGGACACAAGTCTACACGTGCGATATCTGCTCCTGGGTCAGTGGCATCTGCTCTATGTTTCATTTTGATCCAGATGTGAATTTCTGCTTACAGTCTAAACCAAGGAACAGAGTCAAGCAAGTTTACATTAGAAACATGCAGCCTCATAGCACACAAGGCTACCAGTTTCTTATTCAACCAGATGTCGATGAAAGACACACCAGAGGCTTCCTTTTTAAACGAACACCATCAGCCAGAAAGCGTATCATGAAATACCGCAAGCAGAGTCGTGGAAAGCTGCTCATCAAGAAGCTGACAGGGCATGGAGAATACATCTTGCCGTTTCGCGTTCCTGAGTGGTATGTGATTGGATTCAGGGATAATACAGCCGTTGTGCAGTTTACAGACATGGGGACTGGGGATATACAGTTTCTGGTGGTGGACGTAGCTACTGGGCGCGTGCGATCGACGTTCAAAGATAGCTTCACTCGGCACCCTTGCCTTTACGAGGCTTACATCAGCCCGGATGCATCTCTGTACTTACTGCGGCCAAATCTTCTTTACGCTGTCCGTGGCTTCGAGGATCCCTTCAGTGAACTTTGCTTGACGAAAGACATACGCGTGATCAGTATAGGCACTGGAGTCAGTCACGTGACACACTTGATCAAAGATATCCACCAGTCAGAATACTGGTACAGCATTGCTTTTGACCCTCGCTACAAGTCAAGCCGCATCGCCTTCGGTAACTACACATCTCAAAGATTCCGAGACTGTATTGCGGTGTACGATCTCAAGACTAAGTCAGTGCTGCATCAAACCAAAGACCGCGTTCACGGCAGCCATCATATAGCATTCAGCCCTGGTGGTGCTGTTTTGGCATCGCTGACAAACGTTTTGATGACGCTCAGGCTGGACTTGATCAGCCCTATGGAGGTTTACCTGTACAACCCGGACTCGTTAGAGGTCCTGCACTGTGTTGTACGCAATGTGTTCATGAACAACTTCTACGCAGGTATCACGCCAATTTTCTCATTCACTGGTCAGTACATGGCTCTGACCGGCCCCTATGGGGCCTCCATTTCTGTGTATAAACTACCACTAGACCAGAGTTTACAGAATCATTGCCGCATCTTGCTAAGAAAGGTTGTGCCACCTGAAGGAATTGCATCTTTGCCACTGCCAAACAGACTGATCAACTACCTTCAGTTTGGTCCAGTGTATGATTGA